The Granulicella sp. 5B5 nucleotide sequence GATCACGCCCGGGGACAGCTCATCGCCCTTGGACATCTTGCCGATCTTCTCGTTGGTGATCTTGCGCAGCACATCGATCTGGCGGCTCGTCATCTCCTCGATCTCGTCGATCTGCTCGTTCACGCGCGGGTCCTTGTCGGCGTAGCGAATACGCTTCAGGTTGCGCGTTGAAATCAGCTCGATGATCTCGCGGGTCAGGATGTCGCCCTTCGAGAGCAGCTTCTTGTTGGTGCGCTCGTCGTGCAAGTCCGCAAGGACCTCTTTGGCACCCAGGATGTCGTCAAGCCGCTTCAACCGCTCGTCGGTGAGAATACGAATCTCATCGGCAAGGTTACGCTCCAGCTTCTCGACCATCTCCTGTTCGATCTGCAGAGCACGCTGGTCCTTCTCCTGGCCCTTGCGGCTGAAGATGCGAACATCGACGACCGTGCCTTCGATACCCGGAGGGCACGTCAGCGAAGCGTCACGCACGTCACCGGCCTTCTCGCCGAAGATCGCGCGCAGCAGCTTCTCTTCCGGCGTCAGCTGGGTCTCGCCCTTCGGCGTCACCTTGCCAACGAGGATATCGTTGTGCCCGATCTTGGCGCCGATGCGGATGATGCCCGACTCGTCCAGGTCACGCAGCGCGTGCTCGGAGACGTTCGGAATATCACGCGTGATCTCTTCCGGTCCCAGCTTCGTATCGCGCGCTTCAATCTCGAACTCCTCGATGTGGATCGAGGTGTAGTAGTCCTCGCGGACCAGCTTCTCCGAGATCAAAATCGCGTCCTCGAAGTTGTAACCGCGCCACGGCATAAAGCCGACCAGCACGTTGCGGCCGAGACCAAGCTCGCCCTGCTCCGTGCAAGGACCATCTGCGATCACCTGCCCCTTCACCACACGGTCGCCATGGCGAACGATCGGCTTCTGGTTGATGCAGGTGTTCTGGTTCGAGCGCTTGAACTTCGTCAGCTGATAGATGTCCGAACCGACCTCGCGCGATAGCTGCGTCGGGTGGTGCTCACCCTCCACACGCACGATGATCCGCTCCGAGTCGACCGAGTCGACGATACCGTTACGCTTGGCCAGAATCACAGCGCCCGAATCGCGCGCCGTCACGCCTTCCATACCGGTTCCAACAAACGGGGCCTCCGACACGAGCAGCGGCACCGACTGGCGCTGCATGTTCGCGCCCATCAGCGCACGGTTCGCATCGTCATGCTCCAGGAACGGCACCAGCGATGCGGCAACCGACACCAGCTGCTTCGGGCTCACGTCGACATAATCGACCTCGGCCTTCGGCACCAGCACAAAGTTGCCCTGCTTCCGCGCGTTCACAAGGTCGTCCACGATCTTCAACTCGGCATCCAGCGTAATGTTGGCCTGCGCGATCGTGTGACGGTCCTCTTCCCATGCCGACAGGTAGAAGCTGAACGGCTCAAGGTCCATCGTGCGCTTGCCGTCCTTCTTCAGCTCCTTGTTCCGCTTGACAGACTCATGGATCTCCAGGAAGTCGCCCTGCCGCAGCCCGGACTCACCCGCGTTGGTCACAGCAACGTAGTCCAGCACCTGGCCGTCCTTCACCTTGCGGTAGGGCGACTCGATGAAGCCGTACTCGTTGATGCGCGCAAAGCAACTCAGCGACGAGATCAAACCGATGTTCGGGCCTTCAGGCGTCTCAATCGGGCAGATGCGGCCATAGTGCGTTGGATGCACGTCACGGACCTCAAAGCCCGCACGCTCACGCGACAAACCACCCGGCCCAAGGGCCGACAGGCGGCGCTTGTGCGTGATCTCGCTCAACGGGTTCGTCTGGTCCATGAACTGCGACAGCTGCGAGCTGCCGAAGAACTCGCGGATCGCCGCCATCACAGGCTTCGCGTTGATCAGGTCATGCGGCATCGCCGTCGACATCTCTTGATAGACCGACATCTTTTCTTTAATAGCCCGCTCCATGCGGACCAGGCCAATGCGGAACTGGTTCTCCATCAGCTCGCCCACCGCGCGCACGCGGCGGTTGCCAAGGTGATCGATGTCGTCCACCGCGCCGATGTTCTTGCGCAGCTTCAGCAGGTAACGAATCGTCCCGTAGAAGTCCTCAGGCGTCAGCGTCCGCTTGTCCAGCCCGGTCGCATCCTGGTTCTCATACAGCTTGATGTTGAACTTCAAACGGCCCACGCGAGAGAAGTCGTACTTGCGCGGATCGAAGAACATGCCCTCGAACAGCGCCGTCGCGGTGTCCAGCGTCGGCGGGTCGCCCGGGCGCAGCTTGCGGTAGATCTCGATCAGCGCCTCTTCCGGCTTGCGCACCGAATCGCGACGCAGCGTGTTGGCAATGATGTTGCCCACATCGTCGCGCTCCGGGAAGAACACCTGGAAGCTCGTCACGCCCGATTGCATGATCTTGTGGATCTTGTCGGCCGTCAGCTCCGCATTCGCCTCGTACAGCAGCTCGCCCGTGGTCATGTCGATCACGTCCGCCGCGCTCATCGCGCCGTCGAACTCGCTCGTCTCGACCTCAACCTCGGTGATGCCCGCCGCGCGCACATGCTTGATCGAGCTCGCACCGACCTTCTTGCCCGCGGCCACCAGCTCCGTCTTCTTCGCATCGTGCAGGGCCACGGCCGTGCGCGTGCCCACCAGGTGCGTCGGGGTTTCTTCGCCCGTCACCACCCAGCTCAGCTTGCCGTCCTTCACGTTGATCGTGTCCACCGTGTAGAACGTCTTCAAAATCTCTTCATCCGTGCGCAGACCGAGCGCCCGTAGGAAGATCGTGCCCAGGAACTTGCGCTTGCGATCGATACGCACATACAGCGTGTTCTTCTGGTCGTATTCAAACTCCACCCAGCTGCCGCGGTACGGAATGATCTTGCCCAGGAAGTAGGTGCGGTTGTTCGCCGTCTCAAAGAAGACGCCGGGCGAACGGTGCAGCTGCGACACGATGACGCGCTCGGTGCCGTTCACAATGAACGTGCCGTTGGCCGACATCAGCGGAATATCGCCGAAGAAGACTTCCTGCTCCTTCATATCGCGCAGGGTCTTCACGCCCGTCTCCGGGTCCTTGTCGTAAATCTTCAGGCGGATCGTCACCTTCAGCGGAGCGCTGTACGTCATGCCGCGCTCTTCGCACTCGGCCTGGTCGTACTTCAGTTGCAGACCCACCGGGTCACCGCACTTGGTGCAGAAGTCCGGCGTGTTCTTGTTGTACGTGCCGCAGAACTTGCAAAGCACATCGCCCGGATGGAATGGGTCTGTAATCACCATGTGTCCGCAGTGCGTACACGCGGTGCGCAGGTGGTTCAGCCCCTTCAGGTAGCCGCACTTGCACTCCCAGTTGCCGATGGAATAATCGACAAACTCCAACTCACTCACATTGCGGAAGTCGGTAATAGGAAACACCGACGTAAACACGCTCTGCAGGCCGTTGTCTTCGCGCTCCTGGGGCAGTTTGTCCATCTGCAGAAAGCGCTCATAGCTGCGCCGCTGCACCTCGATCAGGTTCGGGATCTGGATGGACGTGGGGATCTTGGAAAAATCGAGGCGGGTGCGGATTGCACGCAATTCGCTGTTCGTCGTCTTCGACATGCTCTCTCCTTGCCGGTCGTGGGTTAGGCGCCGGCCGCTTGGTTCGAGGGCCCGGCAACTTTCGCCGCCGGGGAGAAGGTCCCCGCAGTTTACGGGGCCCTCTCATTGGACTGATGTGTGCGCCTGTTCCGGCTGCATCTCTCCTCGCAGAGATACAACCTGAAGCGCTTGATACTTCAACCCCAGCGAAGCATTCTGCGGGGTAAAAACGGGTCGAAACCTTTTCTTCACCGCGGCCATCCAGCGGACTGGAATTGCACAAGGCCCCAGCTGCTACAAATTGAAAAGCCGCTACAACATCTAAACGACGTTCAAAAACGAACGTCCCACGCGCCCCGGCTCGCACTTCTGCGGGGCTGTGGGAAAATCTTCTGGCCTACGGTTGCGCCTTGCTGGCAAAGACGACGAAAGCGCCCTGCCGGGAGCAATGCCCGGAGAGCGCGAATGCGCACTTCAAGTTGGACGTCAAACAGAAACTGTGGATAGTCGCCGCCCTTTAGGTACCCGGCCAAGGCCCTAAGAGTTTGCCGCTTGTCGCACGTTTCACCTTGCGGGCCCGCCGCTCGAACCGCAAGATGGCCGGCTCCATAACCTGCTTCGCATTGCCAGGATGAACCGGATTACTACACCTGATACGTACTTGAATCGTGTTCGCAGCTCAAAAGCTGCTCAAGATTTTGGAGTGCCGCCTGGCCTTTGTGCCCTTTAGCTTTGAACTTCAAAGCTGCTTCCACTGCGCGTCAAGGCAGAGGCGGATATCCCCACTCAAGAGGATACCGCACTCTGCCTTCCTGCGCAACTGGATAGCACACCGGGTGTACCAGCCAGTACGGAACTACTTGATCTCGACCGTCGCGATGCCGTCGAACTTCTTGGCGATTGCCGCCGCGTCGTCCTTCGAGATGTTCTCCTTCAAGGGCTTGGGAGCGCCGTCGACCAGGTCCTTGGCTTCCTTCAGCCCAAGAGCGGTGACTTCGCGTACTGCCTTGATGGTGTTGATCTTGTTCGCGCCGGCATCCTTCAGGATGACCGTGAACTCGGTCTTCTCTTCCGCTGCCGGGGCAGCCGCGCCGCCGCCAGCCGCAGGGGCCGCAGCCACAGCCGCAGCCGCAGAAACGCCGAGGCGCTCCTCAAGCTTCTTCACCAACTCCGACGCCTCGAGCAGGCTGAGGCTAACGATCTGATCTTCCAACTGCTGCAAATCCGCCATGATGTTCTCCATTGATTACTACAAAATTTGATACTGCCGATTCATACTCCCAAAGCCATCTTCCGCCTCAGGTTGCCGCAGCCTCTTCGAGTTTCCGTTGCGCCCAGACTGCGCACTCGAAAAGATCCGCGACGAAACTTGGTTAGCCTTCCGCCGGCTCGGTGTTCGCCGCTTCGCCAGCCTGCGATGCCGTGCCGTTCTCCGGCTGTGCCGCACCGGAAGGCTGCTCGCCGGCCGCCGACTCCTCGACATGCGCTGCCGCCTCTTCGGCTGCAGGCGTCTCCGCCGCAGGGGCCTCCTCGGTCTTCGCAGCCGGAGCCGCTCCGCCGAACTTGCCCTGCTCCGCCGCCATGTTCACCACGACAGCCAGGTTCCGGCCCGTCGCGTTGATCACCGTCGCCAGACGCTGTGCCGGCGACTGAATCAGGAACAGCAGCTTCGAGAACAGCTCTTCCTTGCCCGGCAGCTTCGCCAGCGAGTCGATCTCCGACACGTTGATCACCTTGCCGTCAACGATGCCCAGCTTGAAGGTGAACTCCGCGTTGTCCTTCACCCAGGTGCTCAGCGCCTTCGCCAGCGCCACCGGGTCGCCCGAGGTGTACGCCACCGAGCTCACGCCCTTCAGGCCCTTCAGCGCCGCCTCAACCTTGGTGCCTTCAGCCGACTTCGCAGCCAGCTTGTTCTTCACCACGTGATAGCTGCCACCCGCCTCGCGGACGACCTTGCGCAGCTCAAAATCCTTCGACGCCGTCAATCCCTTGAAGCTGCCGATAATGGCCGAAGTCGAGCTCTCGAGCTCCTTCGCCAGCATCGCTACCTTTTCGTTCTTCTTCGCCTTGGTCAATGCCATGGTAGAAACCTAACCTTCGCTGCTGGCCTGTTTCACTGCCAGCCAAAATCTAAATCTCTTGAAAGCCGTGCAGGAAATCCGGGGCATCGCTACTCCCTACTCCCTGCTCCCTAATCCCTGCTCTTACGCCTTCGCGGCAACGTCCGCCACAGCCGCCTCAAGCTCAATGCCGGGGCCCATCGTCGAGCTCAGGATGATCCGCTTGACGTACTTGCCCTTGGCCGCCGAAGGCTTCGCCTTCACCACAGCCGAGATCACCGTCATCGCGTTCTGCTCCAGCTTCTCGATCGGGAACGACAGCTTGCCGACCGGAACATGCACCAGCGCCGTCTTGTCCGCGCGGAACTCGACCTTACCGGCCTTGATCTCAGCGATCGCCGCAGCCACATCCGTGGTCACGGTGCCCGTCTTCGGGTTCGGCATCAGGCCGCGCGGTCCCAGGACCTTGCCCAGCTTACCGACCGAGCGCATCATGTCCGGCGTCGCGATCAGGGCATCGAAGCCAGTCCAGTTCTCTTTCTGGATCTTCTCCACCAGCTCTTCGCCGCCGAAGAACTCAGCGCCCGCAGCCTCAGCCTCGCGCACCTTGTCGCCCGAAGCGATCACAGCCACAACCTTTGACTTGCCACCCAGACCATGGGGCAGCACAACCGTCCCACGCACCATCTGGTCAGCATGCCGAGTATCCACACCCAGCCGCAGCGTCAGGTCGACGGTCTCGTCGAACTTGGCAAACTTCGCCTTCTGCAGCAGCGGAATCGCCTCGCCAATAGCATACGGACGCTGCTCCACAAGGGCGCGCGCCTTCGCAATATTCTTGGAAACTTTCTTTGCCATTCTCTACCTCGTCTCCCACCCCTTCTTCTCGCAGAAGGCCCGGCTCTCGCCTGCCTCCCACGAAGGTCATGCAATCCTCCGCATGGGCGTGGTCTCGACTCGTCTGCATTGGAGTACAGACAACCTACTAAGTATGCAGGAAACCTAGACGTTTTTCAACCCTCGCGAGCTAAAAACCACCTACGAGAGCGTTTATCGAAGGGGCACGGCTTCAGCCGTGCCGACAGTACAACACTTTTGAGTAATTTGGGCTTCAGCCCCTGAGGAGTCGGGCTAACGTGACTCATTAGCCCTTCATCGTTCAGCGGCGCATCCAACCGAATCCGAATCGGCGAGACGGTCGCGGGCAAAACCAAGGGCATCAAGGTCATGGCGACAGTTTAAGCCCAACTCGGTAGGCCGCGCGTCGATACTTTGAGCGATTCGCGCCACGCCAACATGAAAGAGCTCCGCTTCGACGCGGACGACGGTGTCTGGCGAATCGCCTTCGCGTTCGACCCTCAGCGGCATGCAATCCTGCTCATCGCCGGCGACAAATCTGGTGGCAGCGAAAGACGCTTCTACCGCGAACTCATCCGCAAGGCCGATGAGCGTTTCGACGCTCATCTCCAGCGTCTCAAGAAAAAGGAGGCATAAGCATGCCCACTGACATCGAAGACATCATCAAGTCCCTTCCCGCCGCCCGTCGCCGCGCCATCAAGAAGCGCGCAACCGAACTGATGGCCGAAGAAATGACCCTGCAGGAACTCCGCCGCGCTCACGAGATGACTCAGGTCAAAATGGCAAAAAAACTCGGTGTCGCCCAGAAGCAGATATCCGAGATCGAGAAGCGTACAGACATGCACATCTCGACGCTGCGCCGCTCCATTGAGGCCCTCGGAGGCACCCTCGCTCTCGTCGCAGAATTCCCGGACCGCAAGCCCGTAAAACTCTCCGGCATCAAGGCAAAGGTCGCTTAGCCGGGCCGTTGGCAGCGGCTTCGTCTACATCGACAGGCCCACACCACCCAGCCCTAATTCCCCACAGGCGGCGTCAGCCGGTCAATCACAAACACCTGCACAGGATCTTTCCCACTCTCCAGCTTCAACCCAAGCTGCTCATGTAACGCCGTAAACAGCGGCGGCGGAGCATCCACGTTCGCGGACGCCACCGGCAGATCAGCGCTCCACTCCATCACCATGTCATACCGCCCCGTCAGCCCTGTCTTATCCACCACCGGCCGGCCGAGCTTATCGGCCAGCACCACTGCCAGCTCCGGCACAGGAACATTCGTCAGCCTGAACCGCGTATCGTTCACGCTCACTCCGCTGTTGTGCCCCGTCGCCACAGTCGGCTTCAGCTTCGCCCCACCACTCGCCACCACCAGGTCATAGCTCGGCAGCACCCGGGTCTCATAGTGCCACTTCAACCCCAGGCGGTCTGCAAACAGCGCCTGCATCATCGCCCGCCGCTGCGCCACCGTCAACTCCCGCAGCCCCGCCGTATCCGCATCCAGCGTCTTCGCTTGGATATCCAGCCGCTCATGTTTCGCCCAATCCGGCAACCCCACAATCATGTCTCTCGGAACATCAAACGCACTCTCCAGAAGATTGAGCAGCGGCATGTTCTTCACATCCAGCGTATTCAGCCGCGTCCACACATGCCGGTCATCCTTCTCCATTCCGGCAGCAGCCCGTATCACCGAGACATCATAAGCAGGCAGCGCCGCATCACCTTCCGCTGCCTTCAATGCACTCTGCGCCGACGCATGCACCGCAGCACACGCCAGCACGAGCACCAGCCCGATCATCCGCATGCGCCTCATCGCATCCAAACTAGCACCCCGTAATTCCAGCCTCCCCCAGACACTTCTTCAGCCCCTGCATACTCCGCCGCGTCGAGTTCTCCGAGATCTCCGCCTGCGTCTTCCCCTCGCCGCCATGCCAATGCGTCTCCAGGCTTACCGCATGGTGGTACCCATCGCGCTTCAGCGCCTTGAACTGCCTCACCCAGTCCACCAGGCCCACATCCACCGGCTCCCACTCAAACGGATGCGCCTTCCCCGGCGTCCGGATCGCGTTCTTGCAGTGCACATGCCCAATCCGCTTCTTAGGCAGCGCATCATAGTCATTCGGATACGGCACGTCCCCCGCAAACGTCACCGAGTTCCCTGGGTCCCAGTTCAGCATAAAGTTCTTGTTCGGAATCTCCGCCAGCACCTTCGCCGCCTCCACACCCGATCCCGTATTACACGCCATCTCGTTCTCCAGCAGCAGAACGATGTCGTCCTTCGCGCACCGCTCCGCCGCCTCCACCAGCTTCCGGTTGATCTCCGCGCGATACGGCTTCTCGTCCGCCAGCCGCCAGAAGTCGAAGCAACGAATGCGGTCGGTCCCAAAGCTCTTCGTCAACCGGACCAGCGTCTCCAGCAGCTCGGCCTGCTCCTTGTACGTAAAGTCCGCATGGAACTCGTCATGGTGCGGGCTCTCCTTCGACAGCGGCGCGCCCGGCAGGTCCACCTTGTACAGCGGGCTCGCCAGGTCCGTCACCCGCAGATTGTACTTCGCCAGGATCCCCTTCGCCTTATCGACTTCCGCGCCGCTCAACTGCGCCAGCGTCTTCCCCCACAGGCTCCGCAACTCAATCCAGTGCAGCCCAAAGTCCACCGACGCTACATGGCACGCATGCTCAAAGTCCGGCCCAATCTCATCATTGATCACCGACAACCGAAACGGGCACCCATCCTGCGCCCACATCCCACGAGCCGACAACGCCGCCGCAGCCGCCCCGGCACCCACCACAAACTCCCTACGCGATACCGCCATCACTCCTCCTCCTGCAACGGATACCTTTTCCGTCGCGCTCCGAACTTATTCAACCGCACAAGACTGCCGTCTCAACCAAAACACTGTCAACCCCCACCCTCACCCCAAACCACCTCAACTCCAACAAACCAAACCCCAAAACCCCCACAAAACAAATACAACTTCTCCGTCTGCACCACCTATACTGAAAGTAGGGTAGAGCCTCCGCAGCCGTGGCTACTGAAAGTAGGGTAGAGCCTCCGCAGCCGTGGCGAAACTTGGCTCACTTCGCGCACTTTGCGTGAGCGCCTTTTGCCATCTGCCCGCCACTCTGCGACGCCTGGGACCACTAACCCCAATCTTTCCCATATCATACCCGTAACCATATACAGAATCAGCCGCTTACCCCTAGGGTCACCCCGTAACCCGCTGATTCCACTAGATCCCTCCGCTACATAGGGAGGGGGAGAGGTATCACCCGCGCCCACGCTTCCAGTCACGCCAGTCCTCAGCTGTCATCTCCCAAATCTCCGCCGGCAGCGTCCCACTCACAAACTCCTTCTCCTCCAGCCCCACCAGCAGCATCCCGGTTCTCGCGGAGATCCCTCGCGACCGCACATTGCCCACCGCCTTCTGCGTCCGCAGCACCGTAAACCCCAATACCTCGAACCAGAACCCATTCACCGCCGCCCAGCTTGCCACCGCTAAATCCGCCAGAATCAACACCGCAAAAATCCCCTTGACAGCCGCCAGCCACCAGCCTAATCTCACCTCCATTGAGGCGAAGACATGGCGAAAATACAATCTACCTCCGAAACCCTCTTCCCCATCCTCGACCAGTCCCCAGTCGGTCTCGCCCGCCTCGCCGCCGAAGCCACCCACGCCGACGACGGACACCTCATCGAGTTCAAGGCCATGCAGTCCCGCTCCATCCTCAACAAGTCCGTCTCCAAGCGCCAGCTCTCCCTCGCCTGGTCCATCAATCCCTACCGAGGCTGCGAGTTCGGCTGCAAGTACTGCTACGCCCGCTACACCCACGAGTTCCTCCAACCCACCCCCATCACCACCCCGCCTAAAGGCACCTACGACGCCCCCCAGCAGCCTTGGGCCCTCGCCTTCGAGCGCGAAATCTATCTCAAAGAAAACGCCGCCTGGCTCCTCGAGCAGGAGCTCCGCGCCATCGGCAGCAACCTCGCCAAACACCACGACGAGATCGCCATCGGAACCGCCACAGACCCCTACCAACCGATAGAGCGCCGCGTCGGCATCACGCGCTCTATCCTCGAAGTCTTCGCCAAGCAGGAAGGCCTCCGCATCGGCCTCATCACCAAGTCCAGCCTCATCACCCGCGACATCGACCTCTTCAAACAGATCGCCGCGCGCAACACGCTCGTCCTGCACATCACCATCACCACCGCCGACCGCGAGCTCGCCCGCAAGCTCGAACCCCGCGCGCCGCGCCCCGATCTCCGCTTCGACGCCGTCCGCAAGCTGCGCGAGGCCGGCCTCACCGCCGGCGTCCTCTGCTCGCCGCTCCTGCCCGGCATCAACGATAGTTTGCAGTCGCTCGACGCCGTTGCGAGCCGTGCTGCCGCAGCGGGTGCTAGCTTCCTGGGAGCCCACCCGCTGTTCTTGAAGTCGTGTTCGCGTCCTACGTTCCTGAGCTTCGTTCGCGAACACTTCCCCGCCCTCGTCGCCGACTACCAGCGCCGCTACGCCACCGAGGACTTCGCCTCAACCGACTACCGCAACAAGATGTCCTCCCGCGCCACCCTCGTCTGCCGCACCCACGGCCTCGGCGAGCGCTCCACCGATGCTCTGCTTACCCGCGTCACCGGCCGTCACATCTACGCCGAGCCACGCAAACAGCCCAAACCCGTCACACCCCAACAACCCGCACAAGCCACCCTCTTCGCCGCCAGCTAGAGAGCAAGCCGCCCACTCGCCCACAGCAGCCGTTCGCGCAGCCAGCTATGCGCCGGGTCGGAGCTCAACCGCGGATGCCATACCGCCTGAAACGAAAACGGCGCAATCTCCACTGGAGCCTCCATCACCCGCAGCTCCGGATTCGCACGTGCCAACTGCGCCATCGACGACGTCACCGTCAGCACCAGCTGCGTCTGCGGCACACACGTCATCGCCACACCGAAGTACGGCACACGCATCGCCCAGCGCCGCCGCCGACCAACCGCAGCAACACGCTTATCAGGAATCGACTGCACCACATCATCGAATGAAACCGCGATATGCTCCGCGTCGAGATACCGCTCCAGGCTCATCCGTTTCTGCTTCGCAAACCTGCTGCCGCTCCAAACAACGCAATAGAACCGCTCCTGGTACAGCGTCGCCGTCTGCAGATGGCGCGGCACCAGCATCTCGTCATTGGATAGCGCGATATCCAGTCTTCCCTGATCAAGCTCCGCATTGGCATTCAGGTTCCACGACACGAACGTCATCTCAACGCGCGGCGCCTTCGGCAGAACATCGCGGCACAGGATCGGACAGAGCGCCGTCGCCACATTGTCTGGCGCAGCAATCCGAAACCGCGCCTCCTCCTTCTCCGCCGAGAACTGCGGTCGTCCAATCAGGCCCTCGATCTTAGGCAGCAGCACGTTCAGCTTCTCCTGCAGCCGCACACCCACCGGCGTCAGGCTGTAGCCCTTGGAGCCCCGTATCAGCAGG carries:
- the rpoB gene encoding DNA-directed RNA polymerase subunit beta; amino-acid sequence: MSKTTNSELRAIRTRLDFSKIPTSIQIPNLIEVQRRSYERFLQMDKLPQEREDNGLQSVFTSVFPITDFRNVSELEFVDYSIGNWECKCGYLKGLNHLRTACTHCGHMVITDPFHPGDVLCKFCGTYNKNTPDFCTKCGDPVGLQLKYDQAECEERGMTYSAPLKVTIRLKIYDKDPETGVKTLRDMKEQEVFFGDIPLMSANGTFIVNGTERVIVSQLHRSPGVFFETANNRTYFLGKIIPYRGSWVEFEYDQKNTLYVRIDRKRKFLGTIFLRALGLRTDEEILKTFYTVDTINVKDGKLSWVVTGEETPTHLVGTRTAVALHDAKKTELVAAGKKVGASSIKHVRAAGITEVEVETSEFDGAMSAADVIDMTTGELLYEANAELTADKIHKIMQSGVTSFQVFFPERDDVGNIIANTLRRDSVRKPEEALIEIYRKLRPGDPPTLDTATALFEGMFFDPRKYDFSRVGRLKFNIKLYENQDATGLDKRTLTPEDFYGTIRYLLKLRKNIGAVDDIDHLGNRRVRAVGELMENQFRIGLVRMERAIKEKMSVYQEMSTAMPHDLINAKPVMAAIREFFGSSQLSQFMDQTNPLSEITHKRRLSALGPGGLSRERAGFEVRDVHPTHYGRICPIETPEGPNIGLISSLSCFARINEYGFIESPYRKVKDGQVLDYVAVTNAGESGLRQGDFLEIHESVKRNKELKKDGKRTMDLEPFSFYLSAWEEDRHTIAQANITLDAELKIVDDLVNARKQGNFVLVPKAEVDYVDVSPKQLVSVAASLVPFLEHDDANRALMGANMQRQSVPLLVSEAPFVGTGMEGVTARDSGAVILAKRNGIVDSVDSERIIVRVEGEHHPTQLSREVGSDIYQLTKFKRSNQNTCINQKPIVRHGDRVVKGQVIADGPCTEQGELGLGRNVLVGFMPWRGYNFEDAILISEKLVREDYYTSIHIEEFEIEARDTKLGPEEITRDIPNVSEHALRDLDESGIIRIGAKIGHNDILVGKVTPKGETQLTPEEKLLRAIFGEKAGDVRDASLTCPPGIEGTVVDVRIFSRKGQEKDQRALQIEQEMVEKLERNLADEIRILTDERLKRLDDILGAKEVLADLHDERTNKKLLSKGDILTREIIELISTRNLKRIRYADKDPRVNEQIDEIEEMTSRQIDVLRKITNEKIGKMSKGDELSPGVIKMVKVYIAMKRKLSVGDKMAGRHGNKGVIARILPEEDMPYLPDGTPVEIVLNPLGVPSRMNVGQILETHLGWAAHTLGAKVAELASQHQKAAEVKEIFTEAFKGTAALNQLLALDDEQTLRVAKGMKRGIWFGTAVFDGAQESEIKALLAAAGLPSSGKSMLIDGMTGEPFEQPVTVGYIYMLKLSHLVDDKIHARSIGPYSLITQQPLGGKAQFGGQRFGEMEVWALEAYGAAYILQELLTAKSDDVFGRTKIYEAIVKGEAAIEPGVPESFNVLIRELQSLCLDVELVKKTAAHEEAEALPELAVAD
- the rplL gene encoding 50S ribosomal protein L7/L12 translates to MADLQQLEDQIVSLSLLEASELVKKLEERLGVSAAAAVAAAPAAGGGAAAPAAEEKTEFTVILKDAGANKINTIKAVREVTALGLKEAKDLVDGAPKPLKENISKDDAAAIAKKFDGIATVEIK
- the rplJ gene encoding 50S ribosomal protein L10; protein product: MALTKAKKNEKVAMLAKELESSTSAIIGSFKGLTASKDFELRKVVREAGGSYHVVKNKLAAKSAEGTKVEAALKGLKGVSSVAYTSGDPVALAKALSTWVKDNAEFTFKLGIVDGKVINVSEIDSLAKLPGKEELFSKLLFLIQSPAQRLATVINATGRNLAVVVNMAAEQGKFGGAAPAAKTEEAPAAETPAAEEAAAHVEESAAGEQPSGAAQPENGTASQAGEAANTEPAEG
- the rplA gene encoding 50S ribosomal protein L1, with the protein product MAKKVSKNIAKARALVEQRPYAIGEAIPLLQKAKFAKFDETVDLTLRLGVDTRHADQMVRGTVVLPHGLGGKSKVVAVIASGDKVREAEAAGAEFFGGEELVEKIQKENWTGFDALIATPDMMRSVGKLGKVLGPRGLMPNPKTGTVTTDVAAAIAEIKAGKVEFRADKTALVHVPVGKLSFPIEKLEQNAMTVISAVVKAKPSAAKGKYVKRIILSSTMGPGIELEAAVADVAAKA
- a CDS encoding type II toxin-antitoxin system RelE/ParE family toxin — translated: MKELRFDADDGVWRIAFAFDPQRHAILLIAGDKSGGSERRFYRELIRKADERFDAHLQRLKKKEA
- a CDS encoding helix-turn-helix transcriptional regulator, with the protein product MPTDIEDIIKSLPAARRRAIKKRATELMAEEMTLQELRRAHEMTQVKMAKKLGVAQKQISEIEKRTDMHISTLRRSIEALGGTLALVAEFPDRKPVKLSGIKAKVA
- a CDS encoding TIGR03435 family protein, giving the protein MRMIGLVLVLACAAVHASAQSALKAAEGDAALPAYDVSVIRAAAGMEKDDRHVWTRLNTLDVKNMPLLNLLESAFDVPRDMIVGLPDWAKHERLDIQAKTLDADTAGLRELTVAQRRAMMQALFADRLGLKWHYETRVLPSYDLVVASGGAKLKPTVATGHNSGVSVNDTRFRLTNVPVPELAVVLADKLGRPVVDKTGLTGRYDMVMEWSADLPVASANVDAPPPLFTALHEQLGLKLESGKDPVQVFVIDRLTPPVGN
- a CDS encoding sugar phosphate isomerase/epimerase family protein, which translates into the protein MAVSRREFVVGAGAAAAALSARGMWAQDGCPFRLSVINDEIGPDFEHACHVASVDFGLHWIELRSLWGKTLAQLSGAEVDKAKGILAKYNLRVTDLASPLYKVDLPGAPLSKESPHHDEFHADFTYKEQAELLETLVRLTKSFGTDRIRCFDFWRLADEKPYRAEINRKLVEAAERCAKDDIVLLLENEMACNTGSGVEAAKVLAEIPNKNFMLNWDPGNSVTFAGDVPYPNDYDALPKKRIGHVHCKNAIRTPGKAHPFEWEPVDVGLVDWVRQFKALKRDGYHHAVSLETHWHGGEGKTQAEISENSTRRSMQGLKKCLGEAGITGC
- a CDS encoding radical SAM protein — encoded protein: MAKIQSTSETLFPILDQSPVGLARLAAEATHADDGHLIEFKAMQSRSILNKSVSKRQLSLAWSINPYRGCEFGCKYCYARYTHEFLQPTPITTPPKGTYDAPQQPWALAFEREIYLKENAAWLLEQELRAIGSNLAKHHDEIAIGTATDPYQPIERRVGITRSILEVFAKQEGLRIGLITKSSLITRDIDLFKQIAARNTLVLHITITTADRELARKLEPRAPRPDLRFDAVRKLREAGLTAGVLCSPLLPGINDSLQSLDAVASRAAAAGASFLGAHPLFLKSCSRPTFLSFVREHFPALVADYQRRYATEDFASTDYRNKMSSRATLVCRTHGLGERSTDALLTRVTGRHIYAEPRKQPKPVTPQQPAQATLFAAS